GATCGATTTATTATTAAGGTATTTTATTAGAAAATAGACTAATAAAAAGGCAAAAAAACATGAAGTTTGAATCTCTCAACTTCACGTTTTTTTATCTATCTACTCTTATTTCTTCGCTTTAAGTAGTTATACTTAAGATTTTTTCACATGTATTTAAGATCGAATTTAGTTTGCTTCTTAGCTAATGATGGATAAATGATTCTTGCATTTAATTCTTGAACACCATATCTCATTGCTCAGATTAGGGTGATTGAAACCATCGTAATCACAACCCCAACAGGGATCACAGTTGGGAAAGGTACTCTTAAGATTTTTGATACAGATTGGTATTCACCACCAATGTATCAGTCAGCAATTAAGATTCCGTTTGCATTGTTGGTAATTTTGCGATCTAATTGGATAGAGCTTAATACATAACAAGCATATATCGCAATAAATAGGTATTGATTAAGAATATCTCTTGGAGTTCATTTAGTCGTTCAACATATTAGCATTAATGCTACAGTTGTTGTCATCACGTGAAGAATGAAATAAAGTTGGTCATTACCAATTCCAATGAAGATAAAACGGTAAGCTTCTAATTTACCAGTATATTGTTTGGCTAATCTAAATAATTCCCCATAAAGGTTAATTAACCCACCAAATAAAGCAATTGGTGCTGCAGATCTGATTATTAATTTATTTTTAGTTACCATCAATCCAAAACCAGCAAAGATCGCAAAGAACGGACAGATATCTAATAATAATAATCTTGAGTGTCTGATTGAGACCGCAAAAGGGCTATTA
The nucleotide sequence above comes from Mycoplasmoides gallisepticum. Encoded proteins:
- a CDS encoding DUF5378 domain-containing protein, with product MQLGTILMIIVSLWLLLIIATSKFFIRFENNYWFWFFIGGFMFFYMIIGRQIQFLIPGWNAADDNSPFAVSIRHSRLLLLDICPFFAIFAGFGLMVTKNKLIIRSAAPIALFGGLINLYGELFRLAKQYTGKLEAYRFIFIGIGNDQLYFILHVMTTTVALMLICWTTKWTPRDILNQYLFIAIYACYVLSSIQLDRKITNNANGILIADWYIGGEYQSVSKILRVPFPTVIPVGVVITMVSITLIWAMRYGVQELNARIIYPSLAKKQTKFDLKYMWKNLKYNYLKRRNKSR